In one Alnus glutinosa chromosome 12, dhAlnGlut1.1, whole genome shotgun sequence genomic region, the following are encoded:
- the LOC133851378 gene encoding boron transporter 1-like encodes MEETFVPFQGIKNDLRGRLMCYKQDWTGGFKAGFRILAPTTYIFFASAIPVISFGEQLERDTEGVLTAVQTLASTALCGIIHSIIGGQPLLILGVAEPTVIMYTFLFSFAKGRPDLGRNLFVAWAGWVCVWTAFLLLLLAILGACSIINRFTRVAGELFGLLIAMLFMQQAIKGLVDEFRIPKRENPNLTEFLPSWRFANGMFALVLSFGLLLTALRSRKARSWRYGSGSLRSLIADYGVPLMVLVWTAVSYIPSGSVPKGIPRRLHSPNPWSPGAYENWTVIKDMLNVPVIYIIGAFIPATMIAVLYYFDHSVASQLAQQKEFNLRKPSSYHYDLLLLAALTLLCGLIGIPPANGVIPQSPMHTKSLATLKHQLLRNRLVATARKSIRKNASLGQLYGHMQEAYHQMQTPLVYQEPSAGGLKELKESTIQAATSMGNMDAPVDETLFDVEKEIDDLLPVEVKEQRLSNILQSLMVGACVSAMPFIKMIPTSVLWGYFAFMAIESLPGNQFWERILLLFTAPSRRYKVLEQYHATFVETVPFKSIAMFTIFQTTYLLICFGLTWVPIAGLMFPLMIMLLVPVRQYFLPKFFKGAHLQDLDAAEYEEAPALPFNLATEAELGAGASQADEGEILDEVITRSRGEFRHVSSPKITSSTATPANDPKSLQSPRISYSPRVSELKGEPSPRSTGRGQHSPRTGEVRSSPLGKSPVDTV; translated from the exons ATGGAGGAGACCTTTGTACCCTTTCAAGGTATCAAGAATGACCTTAGAGGAAGATTGATGTGTTACAAACAAGATTGGACAGGTGGCTTTAAAGCAGGCTTCAG GATTTTGGCTCCCACCACATATATCTTTTTTGCTTCAGCAATACCAGTCATCTCATTTGGCGAACAACTGGAGAGAGATACGG AGGGAGTCCTGACAGCAGTTCAAACCTTGGCATCCACTGCTCTTTGTGGGATTATACACTCAATCATTGGAGGTCAACCCTTGTTGATTTTAGGTGTTGCAGAACCCACTGTGATTATGTATACATTCTTGTTTAGTTTTGCTAAAGGGAGACCAGACTTGGGTCGAAATCTGTTTGTAGCATGGGCTGGATG GGTATGTGTTTGGACAGCATTCCTGCTGCTTTTGCTTGCTATCTTGGGAGCTTGCTCCATTATCAATAGGTTTACCCGTGTGGCAGGAGAATTATTTGGTCTGCTAATAGCAATGCTCTTCATGCAGCAAGCTATAAAA ggaCTTGTAGATGAATTTCGCATCCCAAAGAGAGAAAATCCAAATTTAACTGAGTTCTTACCTTCATGGAGATTCGCAAATGGCATGTTTGCTTTGGTTCTTTCATTTGGACTTCTGCTAACTGCATTAAGGAGCCGGAAGGCAAGGTCATGGCGGTATGGTTCTG GTTCCCTTCGAAGCCTAATAGCAGATTATGGTGTTCCACTCATGGTTCTTGTCTGGACAGCTGTTTCTTACATACCATCCGGCAGTGTTCCAAAAGGGATCCCTCGGCGCCTCCACAGCCCAAATCCATGGTCACCTGGTGCATATGAGAATTGGACTGTCATTAAG GATATGCTAAATGTTCCTGTTATCTACATAATTGGAGCTTTCATTCCTGCAACAATGATTGCAGTGCTTTACTATTTTGACCATAGTGTAGCATCTCAACTAGCTCAGCAGAAGGAGTTCAATTTGAGAAAGCCATCTTCTTACCATTATGACCTACTTCTTTTGGCGGCTTTG ACTTTATTGTGTGGTCTTATTGGAATCCCTCCAGCAAATGGAGTTATACCTCAATCTCCAATGCATACAAAGAGTTTGGCTACTCTCAAACACCAG TTGCTTCGCAACAGACTTGTTGCAACAGCCCGCAAAAGTATAAGAAAAAATGCTAGCTTGGGGCAGCTGTATGGGCATATGCAAGAAGCCTATCATCAAATGCAGACCCCTTTGGTTTACCAGGAGCCCTCAGCTGGG GGCCTAAAGGAGTTAAAAGAATCAACCATTCAAGCAGCTACGAGTATGGGAAATATGGATGCTCCAGTAGACGAGACACTGTTTGATGTTGAGAAGGAAATTGATGATTTGTTGCCTGTTGAGGTAAAGGAGCAGCGCCTCAGTAACATTCTTCAGTCTTTAATGGTAGGAGCATGTGTTTCAGCCATGCCCTTCATCAAAATGATCCCTACCTCAGTTCTTTGGGGCTACTTTGCATTCATGGCCATCGAAAGTTTACCTGGGAATCAATTCTGGGAAAGAATCTTATTGCTCTTCACTGCACCTAGCAGAAGATACAA AGTCCTTGAGCAATACCATGCCACTTTTGTGGAAACAGTGCCTTTCAAGTCAATTGCAATGTTCACCATTTTCCAAACAACTTATTTGCTAATATGCTTTGGACTGACATGGGTTCCAATTGCCGGACTTATGTTTCCTTTGATGATCATGCTTTTGGTTCCTGTAAGACAGTACTTTCTGCCCAAGTTTTTCAAAGGTGCTCATCTTCAAGACTTGGATGCGGCTGAGTATGAAGAGGCACCAGCTTTACCATTTAACCTTGCAAcg GAGGCAGAGCTGGGTGCTGGAGCTTCCCAGGCAGATGAAGGGGAGATTTTAGATGAAGTTATCACAAGAAGCCGGGGAGAGTTCAGACATGTGAGCAGTCCAAAGATCACAAGCTCCACTGCAACACCTGCAAATGACCCAAAAAGCCTTCAGAGCCCGCGCATCTCATACAGTCCACGTGTCAGTGAGCTGAAAGGGGAGCCTAGTCCTCGGTCAACTGGTAGAGGGCAACATAGTCCAAGGACTGGAGAAGTGAGATCATCTCCTTTAGGAAAGAGTCCTGTTGACACAGTATAA